The Trichomycterus rosablanca isolate fTriRos1 chromosome 20, fTriRos1.hap1, whole genome shotgun sequence genomic interval gtagtcAGTATGTCTGACGCCccttgagcactgaattcaagccaaagttcactgtgaagacagtaaagcatggtggtacaaaatgatgatatggggatgttttttataccatggtgttacgcctagttatcacatacgagggatcatggatcaatttaaatatatcagaatacttgaggagatcatgttgccctatatcgaagaagaaatgtgcttaaaatgggtgtttcaacatgacaatgacccaaaacctcttggttacagacaaacaagattgagttaatagagtgaccagcccaatcccctgacctcaatcccatagagaacttgtgttctgatatctgaaatgcgttcttttgaggcaaaacccaaaattgcagaagaactgtggaatgtagtgtaatcatcctggactggaatacctgttcagaggtgccagaagttggtcgactccatgcaacacagatctcggaaacaattgtaatgccactaaatattcgttcagtaatttaaactaaagtgaaacctcaaagatttttagtttatagatacattttttgagaaaaatgctgacactgctatttttttgaacagcctaatattcatttttcttaattttctgtaaatgatgaacacaaactggctaaattttgttaatgttttgatttagaattgaaagtgtagtattttcagtgcatttgcattcatggaaataaaagttattagaatgattttgtgctttattcacttttttaaaatcactgctatttttttgaacactactgtatatattcaatattaatatttatataacagAACACCATCATAAAAAATCTCATACAATTAAGtcctttgtttgtttatcaggattttaacgtcatgttgtagaccttggttacattcatgacaggaacggtagttactcattacacacaaggttcatcaattcacaaggttatatcaaacacagtcatggacaatttagtatttccaattcacctcacttgcatgtatttggactgtgggaggaaaccggagcacccgtagtaaacccacacagacacggggataacatgcaaactccacacaggaccttcttgcttagaagcgacagtgctacccacttagccatcatGCCACCCATTTTCCCCTTTGTACACCTGCATCAAACACCTGTGTTAATAGGTTCAAAAATGCATCTGATTACATTTAAATGATAAACCATCTGTACCAGAggagttttatttcatttttttgttaattaaatttaaatttcattacatttaattgtttaattgaagacactaccTTACAAACATTTATATCCCAAAAAAACAAATAGTTATCATATTTTTAATATCTTTATGCATTATTTCACATTCATTTAGAGTATTTACTACTTTGCAATTCAATTGAAATactaaaattgtttaaaaggGGGAAAACAATATGGTTATAAAACATAAAGAATAATGGGGTTTGAATAAGTTTGCACATATTGTTATAACTGGGgacgtgactgtgtttgaccttAACCAATCACATTTAAACTCATGTTAAATAGCAGTCAGTCTACACCTGCCATCAACTGTAGTGACTCTGATTAACTCCATAAAGTTCAGCTGTTTCTAACCTTTACATAACATCTTATAGCAAAGCCATAGTCTGCAAAGAGCTTATGAAGCATCAATgggattttattattaaaaggtATTAGTCAGAAAAGTGTAGGTATTACATATAACATGGAACACAGTGAAGACGGTCACTAATAAGTAAAATACAGTTTGACAGTGACATTAAGAATGAtgaaaagacataaagaaaactgGTCTGGGAGGCTGCCAAAGGACCTACAGCAACATTACAGTAGCTTGTAAAGCATATCCATGGCAGCATAATGCTTTGTGGCTGTTTTTTTCTACTGAAATTGGAGTCAAGGTGGTGGGAATtatgaacagttccaaatattgtcaatttaaaaacaaactcctAGAGCCTTTGCTAAAAAGCTGAAAAGCATATACAAAGCAAACCtccacatttacaaaaaaataactTCACCAGAAGAAGTTTTGGAATGGAGAAGCCAGAACCCAAACGAAAATCTGTGTGGTGAAATAAAGAGGACTGTGCGCAGGGCATGCCCTTACAATCTGAAAGAGTACTTTTGCAAGGAATAGATTGCTAAGTAAATTTTTGCCATGCTAATAGACTTCTTTATTAGGctcttatatattataaaaataagtataaataaatgtaggttTGTTAACAAAATTCTCTTTCTTTTCCCTAGTCTGGAGGCTCACTCTCTTGCTCACTCGGAGGAGAGGGAGTACAAATGTGACCAGTGCCCGAAGGCCTTCAACTGGAAGTCCAACCTAATACGCCACCAGATGTCACATGACAGTGGCAAGCACTATGAATGTGAAAACTGCTCCAAGGTAGAGTCCAAGCATTGttgggtgtgtttgtgtaagtttgtgtgtgtgactacaataaaaaaagcattaatcTACATAAATATCTGATTAAGAATAAAGGTAagagttaaatgtatttatttaaaaaatactcaAGTATTGCATTCCTTAAAATTTAACCTAGATAAATAAAGATGATGATAATTAAAACTCATAAATTAGTAATGTATTAACTCATTACATTATCCTTTACTattgttttagatttgttttgtgTTGTTGCCCACAGAAAACTTAATCTAAACATATTAAAATCAAGCATCTATAATTTTCACACAGTAAATACACAGTTGGATGAAAtatcaaatgtgtgtgtgtgtgtgtgtgtgtgtgtgtgtgtgtgtgtaaatgagtgaaACCCTACTGTCATTACTTCAGATAATAAATGCCTGTGTCACTGAGTGTGTTTCTGTTTGCTTGTTTGTCACATTATGTGTGCATAAATTGTCTGTCCCTCTCACCCAGCAGGTATTTACAGACCCAAGTAACTTACAAAGGCACATTCGCTCACAGCATGTTGGCGCAAGGGCACATGCCTGCCCTGACTGCGGCAAAACCTTTGCCACCTCGTCTGGCCTGAAGCAGCACAAACACATCCATTCCTCTGTCAAGCCCTTCATGTGTAAGTCTCTCAGACCGTACATATGTAAGTctaatacacacacccacacacacacacacacacacacacacacaattacactgtGTCTACTTATGGGGActagtattttatatataactatatatgaCTAATAAAGGCTTTCTATTCTTGCTATTTTGACCTTGATGTGTCAGGTCTTATAGAAAAGGTCTACAAGGTCTGGAAAAGTTCAGTTTTTAAGTTTACGGTTTTATACAGTTATATATGACTAATTTGACAAAACTctgcggcatggtggctctatgggtggcactgtcgccttacagtgagaaggtcatgggtttgattcccaggtgaagcgtttagggtcttttctgtgtgaagtttgcatgttctccttgtgtctgtgagtttttgtattttttttgggAGCTCAAGTTTCCCACAGCCCAAACAGATTTAAGTTATACCAAAAAGGCTAAGCCTGCTCATAAAGATCAAAGTATGGAATATGGAAAGTATGGAAAGTTTCTTTATGGCTGTGGGAGATGAAAATTGTACTGTATCTATATGCTTGTCCTAATAGCACTTTATTCATTAATAAGCTTTGGTCTCTGTCCCTTGACCCAAGTGCCCTGACCACTCACAGGGTGACAGGGTGGTCACACAGCAACTACAGAACATTGGCCATTCCAGACAAATAGCTAACACATGGAGTTCTGTCTGCTATACACAGCCATTTACAGCAATCATCATTTAGACAAATCACTCTCAATAACACACAGTCAACAGctggatatgtgtgtgtgtgtgtgtgtgtgtgtgtgtgtgtgtgtgtgtgtgtgtgtgtgtgtgtgtgtgtgtgtgtgtgtgtgtgtgaggctggGGACATTGCAAGAACTGTACATGAACCACCCATgtacaaagtgtgcaaaaagtggGTTAAATTGGGTTAAATCTTAATATCAGAACTAAATATTCCAACTCCACATGTAATCAGATAACGTTTGAAAGACCAAAGCAATTTTTGCTGGGTGGTTACCTATTAATATTCTGtgcatactatatactatactgCTTCTGAAagatcataaacacactacatgTCATACTGGAGCTTAATGAATTGAGTCTTCATGTTCCTGTCAGTGCACACAAGCCTTAGATCACCTTCTGCTGTGAGTAGGAGAGTAGGAGGTGTCataaagcacaccaccactgaACCCTTAAAATAAGCTTAAGTAACAATGAATCACCACCAGACAGTTTGACAGAAGAATATGGTTTGGCAAATGCCAGTAGAACACTATAACTAAGTACCAAAGTTAACCTAACAGAATACAACAGCATTCCAAAGAGCACTTTGATTTTACGTTTTtttgcaacaacaacaaaagctGTCAGAAAACTACATATCCATGGCCAATCATTATGATAACACATACAAGTCTTCTGTGCTCTTATGTAACACAATGTGATGTTTAAGTGTTTACGAAACTGGCAAGACACGtacagtgtatacagtgtatcacaaaagtgagtacacccctcacatttctgcaaatattttattatatcttttcatgggacaacactatagaactaaaacttggatataacttagagtagtcagtgtacaacttgtatagcagtgtagatttactgtcttctgaaaataactcaacacacagccattaatgtctaaatagctggcaacataagtgagtacaccccacagtgaacatgtccaaattgtgcccaaagtgtcaatattttgtgtgaccaccattattatccagcactgccttaaccctcctgggcatggaattcaccagagctgcacaggttgctactggaatcctcttccactcctccatgatgacttcacggagctggtggatgttagacaccttgaactcctccaccttccacttgaggatgcgccacaggtgctcaattgggtttagtccatcacctttaccttcagcttcctcagcaaggcagttgtcatcttggaggttgtgtttggggtcgttatcctgttggaaaactgccatgaggcccagttttcgaagggaggggatcatgctctgtttcagaatgtcacagtacatgttggaattcatgtttccctcaatgaactgcagctccccagtgccagcaacactcatgcagcccaagaccatgatgctaccaccaccatgcttgactgtaggcaagatacagttgttttggtacttctcaccagggcgccgccacacatgctggacaccatctgagccaaacaagtttatcttggtctcgtcagaccacagggcattccagtaatccatgttcttggactgcttgtcttcagcaaactgtttgcgggctttcttgtgcgtcagcttccttctgggatgacgaccatgcagaccgagctgatgcagtgtgcggtgtatggtctgagcactgacaggctgacctcccacgtcttcaacctctgcagcaatgctggcagcactcatgtgtctattttttaaagccaacctctggatatgacgccaaacacgtggactcaacttctttggtcgaccctggcgaagcctgttccgagtggaacctgtcctggaaaaccgctgtatgaccttggccaccatgctgtagctcagtttcagggtgttagcaatcttcttatagcccaggccatctttgtggagagcaacaattctatttctcacatcctcagagagttctttgccatgaggtgccatgttgaatatccagtggccagtatgagagaattgtacccaaaacaccaaatttaacagccctgctccccatttacacctgggaccttgacacatgacaccagggagggacaacgacacatttgggcacaatttggacatgttcactgtggggtgtactcacttatgttgccagctatttagacattaatggctgtgtgttgagttattttcagaagacagtaaatctacactgccatacaagttgtacactgactactctaagttatatccaagtttcatgtctatagtgttgtcccatgaaaagatataatgaaatatttgcagaaatgtgaggggtgtactcacttttgtgatacactgtatatcgctCATCTAATATACACCACTGATTTCACACCTGCTCAtcctgtgtttgtttattttaacaggAAAAATGTCATGATCACATGCactagttctctctctctctctctctctctctctcacacacacacacacacacacacacacacacactctgagcagcatcTTTAGTATTGTACTAATATTTACACTGGGTCTTTAAAACCAGTCCTTCAGAAAAGAGTGGAATCATAAACAGAGCTGAGTGAAGAACTGAACTTCACACCTACTCACACTGTcccactcacacacatctcTATCTTCATCCCCTAATTTATTTTATCCTCCCTTACATTTGGCAAATAGTGCCTCTGTAATGTGATTATGAGTTATAGTAATGTTTAAAGGCTGTGGATGTGGTTTGGATTTAAATTGAGGTTTTATTGTACTTAACCTAAATTATTATGGGTGTTGAAGCTCTGTCTATTCACTGTAAAATAattgtgattttaataagaaatTGTTGTCTAATATCAtaacaacattaaaattaacAATACTTTTTTACATGATGTAAATATACAGTCGTGTGGGTACacttatttattatacagtatggtaaaaatatttttgtttcacAGTAAGCTTGTATTTGGATTGGAGTAACTTGTTGACTAATTGTTGCCTTTAAGTATAATGTGAAAAATACATTGAGTTGTGTTCTTCTGTGTTGACATTTtgggggcatggaggcgcagatTGTTGTGTCATTTTCCCCTGATTGAAAATTGCCTGCGCTGTGTAAACATTAATTCGCTGCATTAAGCATTAATGGGTTGCTCAGTCCAGTCCTCTCTTCATTCTACAGTTTTCTGTAAACTTACCCCTAGACGTTTCTAGACGTTTTGCGCCTTACTATGGAACCACCCTGGGAAAACGGATTGCCTCAGTGGCAGCATGATGTTCCTTTTCCGGAGTGGATCCTGTCCATAAATTCATGTTATGCACAGGATTGGGGTGCCATTTGTTCATTGCCGATTCTGGATGGTTCTAAAGGTTccctatctttctttttttccaagAATTAAGTTGTCACAGACAGCCTGAGCAGCCTGTTGTATTGTGACAGGCAGTTTTTAGTTCTGCATTATCCCTGTCCTGTCCAGTTTCTCTACTGCAGCTGAGAAGTTTTggtgtcttttatttgttactgtTACATGGCTGGAGTCAAATCCCACACACCTGCAGGAATGTACATAAAACTTGTTTGCAAATATttaatcaaggtagaacaatactgtgaacTAAAGCCACAGTTTTGTAGGTAAAGCATTAGCACATAACCAGACCTGTTACATTAAGTTTTTGTTATCATGAAAGTAAAGcttctttttaattaaaagcttAATTGCATTTGGTATAATAAACTATTGGCAACATGATGGTTAAACATAAGTGGATTTAGCAAAAATTGTTTGTGTTCAAAAAGGTAAAATGGTTTTATAAGAGACCTGGGCATTGTTGGTGaagcatcagttatgagaaaacATTTTTAAGAAGCTGCAAATTGTTTGATacagcatgtgtgtttgtgtatgtgtgtgacagACTGGGAGTAAGAGACAGGTCAGTGATTGTAGTCCATGGTAACGGACCTGCAGGATAGGATTCATTCAAATCAGTTTCCTTCTCACGACCAAAATAGAGCCATTGTGCCGTCTTTTAGTCTCATTCTGTGTCCCCTTGCCACTGTATGTCATTGTCTCACGATATCACTCTGGTGTGGGCGTGTGAACAAGAATCATATCTACCCATCTATGCTGGCTATATGTAATTCTGTGACATGTTTATGTTTCTCCTGTTTTAACCCAAGAGCATGTGTATATTTGAGGTAGTTCATAATGATGTCACTTCTGCTCTTATGGTAGATATGTGTGTTTCATTGTCTCCAGGCGAGGTGTGCCACAAGTCCTacacccagttttccaacctgtgTAGACACAAGCGTATGCATGCTGACTGCAGAACGCAAATCAAGTGCAAAGACTGTGGGCAGATGTTTAGCACCACTTCTTCCCTAAATAAACACCGTCGCTTTTGTGAGGGCAAAAATCAATTTGCCTCTGCCACAGGAGGGCTCTTTGGTCCCAGTGTGCACCTTCCAGGTACACCCGGAATGGACAAATCTTCTTTTGGAATAGGACCTGCCTCTGCAGGTTTAGCAGATTATTTTGGAACAAGCCAGCATCATTCTGGACTAACATTCCCAACAGCCACTGCTGCATTTCCATTTAATTTTCCAGGACTCTTTTCATCTGGACTGTACCACCGCCCCTCACTTATTCCACCCACAACACCTATAAAAAGCCCATCAGCCTTGGATTTTCAAAAAAATCCACCACTATCATCACCTGTGCTGAGGAACCAAGAGTCGCAAGATCTTTTAAAGAGACTCCGAAAACACTCCGTCAATGGGGAAGAAACAAGGAGCATGTTAGGCCATCCAAGAACAGGCTTTCATTCAAAGGCAAGAAATGGTATCAAAACAAATGACCAGTCAGAGAGCAGTGATCTGGACGATGTCAGCACACCAAGTGGAAGTGAGCTTGAAAGTACTTCTGGTTCAGAGTTAGACAGTGATGCTGAGAGTGATCGGGACCGAGAAAGAAATCAGGAAAATGAAAACGGATTAAAAAGGAAGCCTAACAGTTCTAACATGAACCAAAGCTCAGCCCCCAGCAGCTCCAGCAGCAACGATGCTGGTAAAACCAACAGAACCAATGTGCTTCTCCTCTCTTCCACTGTAGACAAATGCAGTACTGTTTCTGGCACTGTAAATGACTCAATCAAAGCCATTGCATCCATTGCAGAGAAGTATTTTGGGTCCACTGGGATTGCAGGGCTGCACAATAAAAAGAGGGATGCTCTGACATACCCCTCTATGTTTCGTTTACCCTTCTTTCCTGGTTTCTCTCCACCAGTGTACCCCTGTCACGAGAGGGAGCATGATCAACTTTCCAGCCACAAAATTGATTCAGTGAGTCCATCACATGAAAGTCACAAGCGACCACAAAGCAGTAGCTCTGACTCCCCCTTTGACCTTACCACTAAATGTAAAGAGAAGTGCATCGCATCAGCCTTTGCGAAATCAAAGCTGGAGGTAAACCATGTATCCTTAACCAATCAGGATCAGCCACTGGACCTAAGCCTTGGTGGGCGGAACCGGGGCACAAATATTGTAGGTGGGGAATCACGTAAGAATCACATATTTGGAGAGGAGAGAATTGAGATGAAGCCCTCTAAAGCAGACTCGACCATCAAGCATGCAAGACCCACCCCTTTTTTTATGGACCCAATTTACAGGTATTGTCAATCATAAGCCCTGTGCATTACTGTAACATAGTTATTATatccacatttaaaaacattacaaacaaTGTAAGAACTGATCTAAATTAAACTTTTAGCAGGGTTGAAAAGAGAAAGGCGAGTGATCCATTTGAGGCACTGAAGGAAAAGTACATGCGTTCCACACCAGGTCTTCTCTTTCACCCACAGGTAAGGTTGCAGATATGTTTTTTAGGCCTCAAACATTCATTCAACAGTGAGAATCACTTAACCTCAACCAGTTTCTATACTTAAAGTTTATGCTGTGTTTTAAATCAGCAATTGCCAGTTTTGTTTTACATTACAGTCTAGTGACTACTGACAATTTTAAGAGAACATGTACATTGTGTTCATTTGAACCACTCTCTCTGTTATACTAATCATATAAACTCTGCCTGTTTCAACTGTGCATATACCACAAACGATAGGAAGATGTAAACTGACAAATTCTATATATTTAAGTTACCCTAAATGCACTTTTGCTCATCATGCGTCTTcacattttaaattgtttttcatttaaatttggTACCTGTCTGTAAATTCCAAACCTAAAAAAAATAGTCAATTTAAATGTACCATCTATTATCAGTATTTTTTGTGCTGCTTTACATGTTTGTAATAATACAGTCCAGATGTTCTAGACAGAGTGAGACACCCTTtcagtctctgtgtgtttttgacTATAATATTACAATAAGATCCCATGTTAAACCTAACACATATTACTCTCATGTCAGGACAGTACGTATTTCATAGATTTAGAATGTATATTAATTTTAACAGCCAGcttcctgacacacacacacccacactcgcacacacacacactgagttttATAGGCCATTCCAGGCTCTATTTTACAGGCTGTTAGACTAGGCAGATTTAAACCGCATGTCTGCTCAGTGTCTATGCTCGATAACATCCACATGTGTACCACACACAACTTAATGAGGTGATCAGCATCCACTTTACTTCTCTAACACACTACATTCCCTATCAGCACCAGAAATACTAACACATCAATAATGCGCAAATGTGGAAATGCAACAGAATGTTTTTACCATTTAATGTCACtttttctgttctcttcttcttcttctgccaAAACATTTTCGATCACTTATTTGACACACAATTTTTGAGATATCGTCTAAAGACCCACTCCCGAATGTTTGGTTTGATCGGAAAATACATGCCTATATAAACACCCGCCACGCTCATTTTCATTCGCTGTTTTGTACCGTtctctttcatttatttttaaaaggcaCATTAATGTACATTCACTCCCATTCATTACAAACACGCTGacattacacatacatacatttaatcaaaaaagtatttaccccaaGTACATACACATACTTATATGGCAAATGTTACCAAAAGTATCTTCTCATACATACAtgcaaaaatacatacatacagtgtatcacaaaagtgagtacacccctcacatttctgcaaatattttattatatcttttcatgggacaacactatagaaataaaacttggatataacttagagtagtcagtgtacagcttgtatagcagtgtagatttactgtcttctgaaaataactcaacacacagccattaatgtctaaatggctggcaacataagtgagtacaccccacagtgaacatgtccaaattgtgcccaaagtgtcaatattttgtgtgaccaccattattatccagcactgccttaaccctcctgggcatggaattcaccagagctgcacaggttgctactggaatcctcttccactcctccatgatgacatcacggagctggtggatgttagacaccttgaactcctccaccttccacttgaggatgcgccacaggtgctcaattgggtttagtccatcacctttaccttcagcttcctcagcaaggcagttgtcatcttggaggttgtgtttggggtcgttatccttttggaaaactgccatgaggtccagttttcgaagggaggggatcatgctctgtttcagaatgtcacagtacatgttggaattcatgtttccctcaatgaactgcagctccccagtgccagcaacactcatgcagcccaagaccatgatgctaccaccaccatgcttgactgtaggcaagatacagttgtcttggtacttctcaccagggcgccgccacacatgctggacaccatctgagccaaacaagtttatcttggtctcgtcagaccacagggcattccagtaatccatgttcttggactgcctgtcttcagcaaactgtttgcgggctttcttgtgcgtcagcttccttctgggatgacgaccatgcagaccgagttgatgcagtgtgcggcgtatggtctgagcactgacaggctgacctcccacgtcttcaacctctgcagcaatgctggcagcactcatgtgtctattttttaaagccaacctctggatatgacgccgaacacgtggactcaacttctttggtcgaccctggcgaagcctgttccgagtggaccctgtcctggaaaaccgctgtatgaccttggtcaccatgctgtagctccgtttcagggtgttagcaatcttcttatagcccaggccatctttgtggagagcaacaattctatttctcacatcctcagagagttctttgccatgaggtgccatgttgaatatccagtggccagtatgagagaattgtacccaaaacaccaaatttaacagccctgctccccatttacacctgggaccttgacacatgacaccagggagggacaacgacacatttgggcacaatttggacatgttcactgtggggtgtactcacttatgttgccagctatttagacattaatgg includes:
- the mecom gene encoding MDS1 and EVI1 complex locus protein EVI1-B, with translation MKAEEFSCDTMAPDIHEERQFRCEDCEQLFSSGSELLEHQNHSCSNQPSSGYALPEQAIPTTTDECKDCERVFPDAQSLEAHSLAHSEEREYKCDQCPKAFNWKSNLIRHQMSHDSGKHYECENCSKQVFTDPSNLQRHIRSQHVGARAHACPDCGKTFATSSGLKQHKHIHSSVKPFMCEVCHKSYTQFSNLCRHKRMHADCRTQIKCKDCGQMFSTTSSLNKHRRFCEGKNQFASATGGLFGPSVHLPGTPGMDKSSFGIGPASAGLADYFGTSQHHSGLTFPTATAAFPFNFPGLFSSGLYHRPSLIPPTTPIKSPSALDFQKNPPLSSPVLRNQESQDLLKRLRKHSVNGEETRSMLGHPRTGFHSKARNGIKTNDQSESSDLDDVSTPSGSELESTSGSELDSDAESDRDRERNQENENGLKRKPNSSNMNQSSAPSSSSSNDAGKTNRTNVLLLSSTVDKCSTVSGTVNDSIKAIASIAEKYFGSTGIAGLHNKKRDALTYPSMFRLPFFPGFSPPVYPCHEREHDQLSSHKIDSVSPSHESHKRPQSSSSDSPFDLTTKCKEKCIASAFAKSKLEVNHVSLTNQDQPLDLSLGGRNRGTNIVGGESRKNHIFGEERIEMKPSKADSTIKHARPTPFFMDPIYRVEKRKASDPFEALKEKYMRSTPGLLFHPQFRMPDQRTWMSAIENMAEKLESFGSLKVDSGDIMHSVPTMFDFRAPASALPETLLRKGKERYTCRYCGKIFPRSANLTRHLRTHTGEQPYRCKYCDRSFSISSNLQRHIRNIHNKEKPFKCHLCDRCFGQQTNLDRHLKKHENGNMLGTAMSSPQSELDSSSAILDDKEDSYFNEIRNFISNSGQSSSSPQHSDDGLNSHCENQKVIAGQKTHELDEEEVEEHGLVEGEHCDAVERPPKKAPSSNLSKNLNDDINDDLDFDRENNLDVNCKSSSQRFDEDNADEKHSGCPTLDHIRLFSPEGVELSDSDDTDFGPGHFSEAVKQSMYKKSKSQAYTMMLSLADKDSSHSALMWNTLGHTTESNSVQSLSNV